From Lolium perenne isolate Kyuss_39 chromosome 5, Kyuss_2.0, whole genome shotgun sequence, a single genomic window includes:
- the LOC139831757 gene encoding uncharacterized protein, which produces MVAATPPMMEELPVPVEPSVIVKPKVMQSHDLGAQPSHCSSSRTVPEDSCRAPLVARDCSAAGSPTPAAGSPTPAAGSPTPASSSPWPRVDAMFVPDSSQSTVTNLTTGVISANKVDNVSPIVDWFSLVIEPENDGVEKGIPDEKPVDEKALFALFEIDTTTIEGEVHFSKLFVALKPCIDGFLNDCRPYISIDSTHLNGKWNGQLAVVTALDGHNWMFPVAYGFIESENGDNWAWFMNQVKKAIGDPSVLAVCTDACKGLENAVKRVFPQAEQRECFKHMWHNFQKYFHGDVFGRLWPAAREYRIEEYQHHMAKVYEASEKVYPYLRDYHNLLWMRCMFNPEIKCDYINNNLAECFNAWVRDIKDLPIVQLADKIREMIMELFRKRRMIGERFVGIILPFVIHQLNAKTRGLGHLKAKASADWSGEVSNVNKDGERHVVKTLTHECTCLQRQHTGKPCDHALAFINILQARNFVNMEDYVHEYYSVRRFKAAYERVIEPLTDKNQWPQVDMGFVLRAPIPTGKKGAGRIRKQRMKSWWEGGSRKGSLNKCKRCGELGHREAGCPRNGTKKRKGKGKKNASPWFDVSVSNLVPSTPTKINNAATTSSPGPVTRSQAAGTPPKSPAKAKKKKMTPKKRKLSEL; this is translated from the exons ATGGTGGCGGCAACACCACCGATGATGGAGGAGCTACCGGTGCCGGTGGAGCCATCAGTAATCGTCAAGCCGAAGGTGATGCAG TCGCACGACCTGGGAGCCCAACCGAGCCACTGTTCCTCTTCTCGAACCGTTCCCGAAGACAGCTGCCGCGCCCCCCTCGTTGCTCGTGACTGCTCCGCCGCCGGCTCCCCCACGCCCGCTGCCGGCTCCCCCACGCCCGCCGCCGGCTCCCCCACGCCTGCCTCCAGCTCACCATGGCCCAG GGTTGATGCAATGTTTGTTCCTGATTCTAGTCAATCCACTGTGACAAACCTAACCACCGGAGTGATTTCAGCCAATAAAGTAGACAATGTTAGTCCCATTGTTGATTGGTTTTCTCTTGTCATTGAACCTGAAAATGATGGGGTTGAAAAGGGGATCCCGGATGAAAAGCCGGTGGATGAGAAAGCCTTGTTTGCTCTGTTTG AGATTGATACAACCACAATTGAAGGTGAAGTACATTTCAGCAAACTTTTTGTTGCTCTCAAGCCATGCATAGATGGGTTTCTAAATGATTGTAGGCCATATATTAGCATAGACTCAACTCATTTGAATGGAAAATGGAATGGACAGTTAGCTGTAGTCACTGCTTTGGATggtcataattggatgttcccggTGGCGTATGGCTTTATTGAATCTGAAAATGGAGATAATTGGGCTTGGTTCATGAATCAAGTGAAGAAGGCAATAGGCGACCCCTCGGTATTGGCTGTTTGTACAGATGCTTGCAAGGGTCTTGAAAATGCTGTTAAAAGGGTCTTTCCTCAAGCCGAGCAGCGTGAATGCTTTAAGCACATGTGGCATAACTTCCAGAAATATTTTCATGGTGACGTCTTTGGACGGTTGTGGCCTGCTGCTAGGGAGTATAGGATAGAGGAATATCAACATCACATGGCGAAGGTCTATGAGGCATCCGAGAAGGTATATCCTTATCTTAGGGATTACCATAATCTGCTATGGATGAGATGCATGTTTAACCCTGAAATCAAGTGTGACTATATAAATAACAATCTTGCTGAGTGTTTTAATGCTTGGGTGAGAGATATCAAAGACTTGCCAATTGTTCAGCTAGCTGACAAGATTAGAGAGATGATTATGGAGCTATTTAGGAAGAGGAGAATGATTGGAGAAAGATTTGTTGGTATAATTCTGCCATTTGTCATACACCAATTGAATGCAAAGACGAGAGGGCTAGGACATCTCAAAGCAAAAGCATCAGCTGACTGGAGTGGGGAAGTGAGCAATGTTAACAAAGATGGTGAAAGACATGTTGTCAAAACACTCACACACGAGTGTACATGTCTCCAACGGCAGCACACAGGCAAGCCTTGTGACCATGCACTAGCCTTTATAAATATTTTGCAAGCTCGCAACTTTGTCAACATGGAGGATTATGTACATGAGTACTACTCTGTTAGAAGATTCAAGGCAGCATATGAAAGAGTAATTGAGCCCCTTACAGACAAAAATCAGTGGCCACAAGTGGATATGGGCTTTGTGTTGCGTGCACCAATTCCAACAGGCAAAAAGGGTGCTGGAAGAATAAGGAAACAAAGGATGAAGAGTTGGTGGGAAGGTGGATCAAGGAAGGGGTCCTTGAACAAATGCAAAAGATGTGGAGAGCTTGGACATAGAGAAGCTGGCTGTCCGAGAAATGGAACAAAGAAAAG GAAAGGAAAGGGGAAAAAGAATGCATCGCCATGGTTTGATGTTTCCGTTAGCAACTTGGTCCCATCTACACCAACCAAGATCAATAACGCTGCCACAACTAGCAGTCCAGGACCTGTCACAAGGAGCCAAGCTGCCGGTACACCACCGAAGTCTCCAGCAAAAGCGAAGAAGAAAAAGATGACTCCGAAGAAGAGGAAATTAAGTGAACTGTGA